TGGTGGCGCCGGAACGCAAGGCCTCGGCGATCTCGATCATGTTCACCGGGCTGACCGTCGCGACGCTGCTGGGCGTGCCCGCCGGCGCGCGGCTCGGGCTGGACTTCGGCTGGCGCGCGACATTCTGGGCCGTCACGGCGATCGGCCTCGTCGCCACCGGGGTGATCGCCTTGCTGGTGCCGCACACTCGCAACGACGACGCCACGCCCACGTCTCGCGAGATACTGGGTGTGATCGCGCGTCCGCAGGTGGTGCTCGGGCTCGTGATGACGGTGCTCGGCTTCGCCGGCGTGTTCGCGGTGTTCACCTATATCCAGCCCTTGCTCACGCGGATCTCCGGATTCACGCAAGGCGCGGTGTCGCCCGTCCTGCTCGTGTTCGGCGGTGGCATGATCCTCGGCAACCTGCTCGGCGGACGCCTGGCCGACCACCGTCTGATGCCCGCGGTGTTCGGTACCCTGGCGGCGCTCGCGGGGGTGCTGTTCGCGATGACGTTCGCGCTGCGCGTCCCGATCGCCGCGATCGCCTTCGTTGGCGTGTTCGGTGCCGCGGCCTTCGCGACGGTGGCGCCCCTGCAGATGCGCGTGCTGCGGAAGGCCGAGGGCGCGGGCCAGAGCCTGGCCTCGAGCCTCAACATCGCCGCGTTCAATCTCGGCAACGCGGTCGGCGCGTGGATGGGCGGCGTGGTGATCGACCACGGCCCCGGGCTCGGCGCGGTGACCTGGACGGCCGCGTTGTTGCCCCTCGCGGGCCTCGTGGTGGCGGCCTGGAGCCATGCGCTCGATGCGCGCGAAGGCGGCGCCGCGATTCATGCCACGCCCCTGTCCAACACACCGGGCCGAGCGAACTGATCTTCTCCCACATCCCCATCATCGGAGGCATTCATGGAGTACCGCTTTCTCGGCACGTCTGGTTTGAAGGTCCCCGCGCTCGGTTTCGGCGTCGGCACGTTCGGCGGCAAGGGCCCGTTGTTCAGTGCGTGGGGCAACACCGATGTCGCGCAGGCCACCCGCCTCATCGACATCTGCCTCGACGTCGGCGTGAACCTCTTCGACACCGCGGACGTCTATTCCGATGGTGCATCCGAGTCGATCCTCGGCGCGGCGCTCAAGGGACGGCGAGACCGGGTGCTGCTGTCCACGAAAGTGTCACTGCGCGCGGGCGAGGCGCCCAATGACGTGGGTTCATCCCGGCACCATCTCATCGGCGCGGTCGACAAGGCCTTGCGGCGCCTGGGCACCGACTACATCGACCTGCTGCAACTGCACGCCTTCGATGCGATGACCCCGGTCGAGGAAACGCTGTCGACCCTGGATGGCCTCGTGCGCGCGGGCAAGCTGCGCTACCTCGGTGCGTCGAACTTCTCCGGATGGCAGCTCATGAAGTCGCTCGCGGTCGCCGATCGTCGCGGCTACTCGCGCTATGTCGCCAACCAGGCGTACTACTCGCTGATCGGACGTGACTACGAATGGGAACTGATGCCGCTCGGCATCGACCAGGGAATTGGCGCGGTGGTGTGGAGCCCGCTCGGCTGGGGGCGGCTCACCGGGAAGATCCGCCGGGGTCAGCCCCTGCCCGAGAGCAGCCGGCTGCACGACACCGCCAGCTTCGCGCCTCCGGTCGACGACGAGCGTCTGTATCGCGTCGTCGATGCGCTCGATGCGGTCGCGAAGGAGACGGGAAAGAGCGTGCCGCAGATCGCGTTGAACTGGTTGCTGCGGCGTCCCACGGTGTCCACGGTCCTCATCGGCGCGCGCAACGAGGAACAACTGCGCCAGAACCTCGGTGCGATCGGCTGGACCCTGACGCCCGAGCAGCTCTCTCGGCTCGATGCCGCCAGCGCCGTCACTCCGCCCTATCCCTACTATCCCTACTGGAACGGGCAGTTCGCCGAGCGCAGCCCCATCCCCGTCTGACGGCCCATGACCCTCCAGGCGGGCGAGGGAGCCCTCCCAGGAGCCCTCCTTCCCGCGCGTGGGCGCTACACAGGCCCCGCCGGGCTGTCTACCCTGAGAACCAGGGCAAGAAGGAGTCGAAGCATGGGCGTCCGTACCGAGCATGACGCGCTGGAGCTCATCCACCAGCGGCGGGTCATCACCGAGGTTCCCGCGATGGGAACCACCTCGCTCGTCGAGGCCGTGGCCGGAGGCCCGGTGAGCGGGAGCTGGCGCGCACACGCCAAGGGCCGATTGATGTACCGGCTGGGCCGCATCCTGCGCGCCTCGCACGACGTGCTCTCCGTGCGGCTCGTCGAGGGCAAGGTGGCCTTCGTGGACGCCTCACTGTGGCCCGCGGTGTACCGCGTGGCCATGGAGCCTTCGCGCCGCCGCCGCTCATTGGAGGGCCTGTCCCCCCAGGCCCGCGCCCTGCTCACCGCCGTGGAGCGCGACCGGGAGGTGCGTCTGGACAAGGAAGGCGAATGGACCAAGGCCCGCGAGGCCCTGGAGGAGCGGCTGCTCGTGCACGCCTCCGAGGCCCAGGAGTCCGATGGACGCTACGTCGTCGTCCTGCGCTCCTGGCGCGACTGGGTGTCGCCCACCATCGAGCACGCCGCGAAAACCCTCACCTACGAGGAAGCCCTCGAACGGCTGCGAGGGCACTGCGGCGGAGCCCCCGCGGGACTCGGCGCCTGGGTGCCCTGACGTCCTAGAACATGTCGGGCATCGCCGGAGGCGCTCCGGAGAAGAGCGCCTCGGCCGTGCGCAGGGTGGAGTCATCGGCCTCCAGGACTCCGGCGAGCTGGAGCGCGGCGGGTGACAGGAAGCCACTGTAGAGCGCGGCGAGCGCCCGGACATGGAGCTTCAAGTCCCCCTCCCCGCCAGGGCGCACCTGGGCCTCCCCCTCCTCCACCTCCAGGACGAAGCGGCCCTGGTTCTCCGGGAAGAGGTCGTCCACCACCTCCAGGTGCAGCGCCCCCGAGAGCCCGGGAGGATAGCCCCGGGCCTGGAGCGCGGCGGGCACGTCCAGCACGCGCAGCATCCAGTAGTCGTTCAGCTTCACCTGGTACGACTGCTCTCGCAGCAGGAAGAGGAGCGGACTCACGGGCCCCCCGCGCCAGGTGGCCTCGGCGGCCAGCGAGCGATGGTCTCCGAGGAAGCTCAACAACCGGCGCCCCGCGGCGGGCGTGAGCGCCAGGATGTCGGTGAGGTTCAGCTCCTGCTTGTGGCCAGAGGCCGAGAGGTTGCGGCGCGACAGGAAGAGGTGGCCCTCCACCCCGGAGGCCCCCTCCACCAGGTAGCCATAGGCGCGCTCTCCCCGGGGCTGCCGGACGCGGTTCCAGATGTACGCGCCCCGATCGAGCCACCCCATCTGCTTGCGCGCATGACGCAGATAGACATCGTGGAGGGCGGGCATGTCGTCCGCCTCCACCGGCCGCAGCGCGAGCGTCCGCTCCTGGAAATCGATTCCGGACAGTTGCAGGCGGTGCTCGAAGCACGCGCCCGCCTGCTCGAAGCCCACGCGCCGGTAGAGCGGTTGGGTGGACGGATAGAGACCCGCGAGCACATGGCCCTCGGCGCGCAGTTCCTGGAGGACCTGGCGCATGAGGCGTCCCCCCGAGCCCTGCCCCCGGCGGGCGGGCGCCACCCCCACGCCGGCGACGCCGCCCAGGGACACCCGGCGCCCTCCCCACCACTGCCCCATGGGAATGAGGACGGCCGTCGCGGCCACCGCGCCCCCTTCCCTCAGGAGTCGCAGCCGGGCCCCTCCCTCCTCGATCCGGCGCAGCCAGCCGAGCGTGAAGTCCGGGGTCATGGCGAACGCCTGGGAAAGGATGTCCTCCGCCGAGGCCACTTCCCGCTCATCCCGCGGGGGTCCGAAGTCCGCTACGGCCGCTTCCATGAAAGGTCTCCTGGGGGTCGTGAAGGGGGGTGCAGCCTAGAACACACGCCTCCCGCCCGTCCCCCTGACGAGCAGACACTGTCCGCTGGACAAGGCCCCCCCCATGGTTAAAGGGAGGGACGCTCGCGTCCCGTTCACCGGACGCCCTCGGAGGAACCCCATGTCCGTCGACTCCCAGCGGGAGACCCACCACTTCCAGGCGGAGATCAACCAGCTCCTCAACCTGGTCATCAATTCTCTCTACAGCCACAAGGAGATCTTCCTGCGCGAGCTCGTGTCGAACGCCTCGGACGCGCTCGACAAGCTGCGCTTCCGCTCGGTCACCGAGCCGGAGCTGCTCGGAGGAGAGTCCGCGCTGGAGATCCACATCATTCCGGACGCGGACAAGGGCACGCTGACGCTGGAGGACACCGGCATCGGCATGACGCATGACGAGCTGGTGAAGAACCTGGGCACCATCGCCCACTCCGGCTCGCGCGAGTTCCTGGACATGGTGGCCCAGCGCGGCCAGAAGGACGTCAACCTCATCGGCCAGTTCGGCGTGGGCTTCTACAGCGCCTACCTCGTGGCCGACCGCGTCGAGGTGGTCAGCCGCGCCGCGGGGCAGACCCAGGCCTGGCGCTGGACGTCGGATGCCAAGGGCTCCTTCACCGTGGAGCCCGCCGAGCGCTCGACGCGCGGCACCGCCATCACCCTGCACCTCAAGGAGGAGCAGAAGGAGTTCCTGGGCGAGTGGCGGCTGCGCGAGCTCATCAAGCAGTACTCGGACTACGTGAGCCACCCCATCCACCTGGAGGTGAAGAAGACCACCGGGGAGGGTGACGCCCAGAAGACCGAGACGAAGCGCGAGGTGATCAACAAGGCGAGCGCCCTGTGGCAGCGCGCCAAGAGCGAGATCACCGACGAGCAGTACCAGGAGTTCTACAAGCACCTGTCGCACGACTGGGAGGCGCCGCTCGCGTGGACGCACTTCCGCACCGAGGGCAACCAGGTCTTCACCGGCCTGCTCTTCGTGCCCAAGCACCCGCCGTTCGACCTGAACAGCCAGGAGCAGCGCGGGGTGCGGCTGTTCGTCAAGCGCGTGCTCATCATGGACCGCTGCGAGGAGATGCTGCCGCAGTGGCTGCGCTTCGTGCGCGGCGTGGTGGACTCGGATGACCTGCCGCTCAACGTGTCGCGCGAGCTGCTCCAGGACTCGGCCGTGGTGCAGGGCATCCGCAAGCACGTCACCAAGAAGACGCTGGACATGCTGGAGAAGCTCGCCAAGGACAAGCCCGAGGACTACCGCACGTTCTGGCAGGCCTTTGGCGCCGTGATCAAGGAAGGGCTCGCGGTGGACCAGGAGTACCGCGAGAAGATCGGCTCGCTCTTGCGCTACGAGAGCTCGCGCGAGGAGGGCCTCACCTCGCTGGCCGACTACGTGTCGCGGATGAAGGAGGGCCAGGAGGCCATCTATTACGTCTTCGGCGAGACGCGGAAGGCCGTGGTGGACTCGCCGCACCTCGAGGCGCTCAAGAAGCGCGGCTACGAGGTGCTGTACATGACGGACCCGGTGGACGAGTGGGCCAGCCAGGGCCTCAAGGACTTCCAGGGCAAGCCGCTGGTGTCGGCGATGCACGCGGACCTCAAGCTCAAGGAGACGGACGAGGAGAAGCGCGAGAAGGAGGAGCGCGCCAAGGGCCTGGGGCCG
Above is a window of Cystobacter fuscus DNA encoding:
- a CDS encoding MFS transporter, with protein sequence MTPAPPPTRLPLTLYALTVGAFGIGTTEFVIMGLLQQVADDLHVGIATAGLLISGYALGVFVGAPLLTLATGRMPRKAVLVALMGVFTLGNLACALAPNYTLLMVARVVTSLAHGTFFGVGSVVATSMVAPERKASAISIMFTGLTVATLLGVPAGARLGLDFGWRATFWAVTAIGLVATGVIALLVPHTRNDDATPTSREILGVIARPQVVLGLVMTVLGFAGVFAVFTYIQPLLTRISGFTQGAVSPVLLVFGGGMILGNLLGGRLADHRLMPAVFGTLAALAGVLFAMTFALRVPIAAIAFVGVFGAAAFATVAPLQMRVLRKAEGAGQSLASSLNIAAFNLGNAVGAWMGGVVIDHGPGLGAVTWTAALLPLAGLVVAAWSHALDAREGGAAIHATPLSNTPGRAN
- a CDS encoding aldo/keto reductase: MEYRFLGTSGLKVPALGFGVGTFGGKGPLFSAWGNTDVAQATRLIDICLDVGVNLFDTADVYSDGASESILGAALKGRRDRVLLSTKVSLRAGEAPNDVGSSRHHLIGAVDKALRRLGTDYIDLLQLHAFDAMTPVEETLSTLDGLVRAGKLRYLGASNFSGWQLMKSLAVADRRGYSRYVANQAYYSLIGRDYEWELMPLGIDQGIGAVVWSPLGWGRLTGKIRRGQPLPESSRLHDTASFAPPVDDERLYRVVDALDAVAKETGKSVPQIALNWLLRRPTVSTVLIGARNEEQLRQNLGAIGWTLTPEQLSRLDAASAVTPPYPYYPYWNGQFAERSPIPV
- a CDS encoding RNA methyltransferase → MGVRTEHDALELIHQRRVITEVPAMGTTSLVEAVAGGPVSGSWRAHAKGRLMYRLGRILRASHDVLSVRLVEGKVAFVDASLWPAVYRVAMEPSRRRRSLEGLSPQARALLTAVERDREVRLDKEGEWTKAREALEERLLVHASEAQESDGRYVVVLRSWRDWVSPTIEHAAKTLTYEEALERLRGHCGGAPAGLGAWVP
- a CDS encoding GNAT family N-acetyltransferase; the encoded protein is MEAAVADFGPPRDEREVASAEDILSQAFAMTPDFTLGWLRRIEEGGARLRLLREGGAVAATAVLIPMGQWWGGRRVSLGGVAGVGVAPARRGQGSGGRLMRQVLQELRAEGHVLAGLYPSTQPLYRRVGFEQAGACFEHRLQLSGIDFQERTLALRPVEADDMPALHDVYLRHARKQMGWLDRGAYIWNRVRQPRGERAYGYLVEGASGVEGHLFLSRRNLSASGHKQELNLTDILALTPAAGRRLLSFLGDHRSLAAEATWRGGPVSPLLFLLREQSYQVKLNDYWMLRVLDVPAALQARGYPPGLSGALHLEVVDDLFPENQGRFVLEVEEGEAQVRPGGEGDLKLHVRALAALYSGFLSPAALQLAGVLEADDSTLRTAEALFSGAPPAMPDMF
- the htpG gene encoding molecular chaperone HtpG, translated to MSVDSQRETHHFQAEINQLLNLVINSLYSHKEIFLRELVSNASDALDKLRFRSVTEPELLGGESALEIHIIPDADKGTLTLEDTGIGMTHDELVKNLGTIAHSGSREFLDMVAQRGQKDVNLIGQFGVGFYSAYLVADRVEVVSRAAGQTQAWRWTSDAKGSFTVEPAERSTRGTAITLHLKEEQKEFLGEWRLRELIKQYSDYVSHPIHLEVKKTTGEGDAQKTETKREVINKASALWQRAKSEITDEQYQEFYKHLSHDWEAPLAWTHFRTEGNQVFTGLLFVPKHPPFDLNSQEQRGVRLFVKRVLIMDRCEEMLPQWLRFVRGVVDSDDLPLNVSRELLQDSAVVQGIRKHVTKKTLDMLEKLAKDKPEDYRTFWQAFGAVIKEGLAVDQEYREKIGSLLRYESSREEGLTSLADYVSRMKEGQEAIYYVFGETRKAVVDSPHLEALKKRGYEVLYMTDPVDEWASQGLKDFQGKPLVSAMHADLKLKETDEEKREKEERAKGLGPLAEKMKEVLKEQVREVRASDRLTDSPCCLVVPEGGSHAFVERLLRERGRSIPRAKRILEVNPQHPIIQHLSALQQKEPGSEQLKEWVEMLYDQALLTEGSSVEDPNRFARRMTALMTQLAQGGTPSAPPEGNHAAAPTTSTQAAPTASA